One Dysosmobacter welbionis DNA segment encodes these proteins:
- a CDS encoding sulfite exporter TauE/SafE family protein, whose translation MSASVPTLFTETTLDGFPLWVVLLICGGVFLAGFMDAIAGGGGIISVPVYLMAFSGLPTHFVLGTNKLSSCIGTAFSTARFIHQGYVHWRLFLPAAGLAVAGSVCGTQLQLHTPDVVLKYLLLAVLPVVAFFTLRTKMWPEEPAPIPPRRQAAIVWAAALLIGTYDGYYGPGTGTFLMLVFIHLGKMDTRHAAGGVKVINLASNIGGVCSALMAGTVVLGVGLAAALASILGHYLGAGLAIRNGSKIVRPAVVVVLLLLLVKVISELLFPNFWN comes from the coding sequence ATGTCAGCCTCGGTCCCCACTCTCTTCACGGAAACCACGCTGGACGGCTTCCCCCTGTGGGTGGTCCTTCTGATCTGCGGCGGCGTCTTTCTGGCCGGCTTTATGGACGCCATCGCCGGGGGCGGCGGCATTATCTCCGTCCCTGTATACCTGATGGCCTTCTCCGGCCTGCCCACCCACTTTGTTTTGGGCACCAATAAGCTCTCCTCCTGCATCGGCACCGCGTTTTCCACCGCCCGCTTCATCCACCAGGGGTACGTTCACTGGCGGCTGTTCCTGCCTGCCGCCGGGCTGGCGGTGGCAGGCTCCGTCTGCGGGACCCAGCTGCAGCTTCACACGCCGGATGTGGTGCTGAAGTATCTGCTGCTGGCGGTGCTGCCGGTGGTGGCCTTCTTCACCCTGCGGACCAAAATGTGGCCGGAGGAGCCGGCCCCCATCCCGCCCCGGCGGCAGGCGGCCATCGTCTGGGCCGCCGCGCTGCTCATCGGGACGTATGACGGCTACTACGGCCCCGGCACCGGCACCTTTCTGATGCTGGTGTTCATCCACTTGGGCAAGATGGACACCCGCCACGCGGCCGGCGGGGTAAAGGTCATCAACCTGGCCTCCAACATCGGCGGTGTGTGCTCCGCCCTGATGGCGGGGACCGTCGTTCTGGGTGTGGGGCTGGCGGCCGCTCTGGCCTCCATCCTGGGACACTATCTGGGCGCCGGCCTGGCCATCAGGAACGGCAGCAAAATCGTCCGGCCTGCGGTGGTGGTCGTGCTGCTCCTGCTGCTGGTGAAGGTGATCTCGGAGCTGCTGTTTCCGAACTTCTGGAATTGA
- the era gene encoding GTPase Era, which translates to MSNIKNVAMITVCGRPNVGKSSLTNALVGEKVAIVSNKAQTTRNRIYGVVNREDTQYILLDTPGLHKPKSALGDYMVKVVTSSLSDVDCALLLVEPIPHVGGPEQALIDRIREEEIPCILCVNKIDTVEPAELLPVIAAYNQAWDGFDAIIPISAHTGSGLKDLMKELRKYAQEGPQLFPDGMTTDQPERQVMGEILREKLLLCLDKEIPHGTAVEITKFSERDSGVIDVDATIYCEKASHKGIIIGKQGAMLKKISSLARQDMEKFMGTKVYLETWVKVKENWRDNVNYVRSFGYRDE; encoded by the coding sequence ATGTCAAACATCAAAAACGTCGCCATGATTACCGTGTGCGGACGGCCCAACGTGGGCAAGTCCAGCCTGACCAACGCCCTGGTGGGGGAAAAGGTGGCCATCGTCTCCAACAAGGCACAGACCACCCGGAACCGCATCTACGGCGTGGTGAACCGGGAGGACACCCAGTATATCCTGCTGGACACGCCCGGCCTCCACAAGCCCAAGTCCGCCCTGGGGGACTACATGGTGAAGGTCGTCACCTCCAGCCTCTCCGACGTGGACTGCGCCCTGCTGCTAGTGGAGCCCATCCCCCATGTGGGCGGCCCGGAGCAGGCACTCATCGACCGGATCCGGGAGGAGGAGATCCCCTGCATCCTCTGCGTCAACAAGATTGACACTGTGGAACCGGCGGAGCTGCTGCCGGTGATCGCCGCTTACAACCAGGCATGGGACGGCTTTGACGCGATCATCCCCATCTCCGCCCACACCGGCAGCGGCCTGAAGGATCTGATGAAGGAACTGCGGAAGTATGCCCAGGAAGGCCCTCAGCTGTTCCCGGACGGGATGACGACGGACCAGCCGGAGCGGCAGGTGATGGGGGAAATCCTGCGGGAGAAGCTGCTGCTGTGCCTGGACAAGGAGATCCCCCACGGCACGGCGGTGGAGATCACGAAGTTCTCTGAGCGGGACAGCGGCGTCATCGACGTGGACGCCACCATCTACTGTGAGAAGGCCAGCCACAAGGGGATCATTATCGGCAAGCAGGGGGCCATGCTGAAAAAGATCAGTTCCCTGGCCCGGCAGGATATGGAGAAGTTCATGGGCACCAAGGTGTATCTGGAGACCTGGGTGAAGGTCAAGGAGAACTGGCGGGACAACGTGAACTACGTGCGGAGCTTCGGGTACCGGGACGAATAA
- a CDS encoding NAD(P)H-dependent oxidoreductase: MRLVLSDTALPTGLPVREDWHYVDLSQLKIADCMGCFSCWVRTPGRCVIRDDAVGVYPLIAHSDHVIYVSRLFCGSYDVPMKTMLERAIPIQQAFIRIHHGETHHIQRAVAEKDAVILAYGDTGDEEQALFRLLAARNAHNMLFRSWSVRFLREEELAGAIREEVRAWESS, encoded by the coding sequence ATGAGACTGGTATTGAGCGACACGGCACTGCCAACCGGACTGCCGGTCCGGGAGGACTGGCACTATGTGGACCTGAGCCAGCTGAAAATCGCGGACTGTATGGGCTGCTTCAGCTGCTGGGTCAGAACGCCGGGGCGGTGCGTGATCCGGGACGACGCTGTAGGCGTATATCCCCTGATTGCCCACAGCGACCATGTGATCTATGTCAGCCGTCTCTTCTGCGGGTCCTATGACGTACCGATGAAGACCATGCTGGAGCGGGCCATTCCCATCCAGCAGGCGTTTATTCGGATACACCACGGAGAGACGCACCATATACAGCGGGCGGTGGCGGAGAAAGACGCGGTGATTCTGGCCTATGGAGATACCGGAGACGAGGAGCAGGCGCTCTTCCGTCTGCTGGCGGCCCGCAACGCCCATAATATGCTGTTTCGGAGCTGGAGTGTCCGCTTCCTTCGGGAAGAGGAGCTGGCCGGGGCCATTAGGGAGGAGGTACGCGCATGGGAAAGCTCCTGA
- the recO gene encoding DNA repair protein RecO: protein MAERAYIVTKGVVLRETETKEADKILTLLTADRGKISVIARGVRRKSCKYAACAQQMVYSEWTLYQKGEWYYANEGATAELFNGLRTNLEALALGCYFAELTETVTAPEVPAGALLPHLLNGLYALSALQKPPALVKPAFEIKLLCLAGYEPLADSCAYCGRPDPEQPLLDVVQGILRCRSCGAKESALSMPLCPDSLAALRHIVYGDPKRLYSFRLTGPALERLSAAAEAFVAAQLERGFRTLEFYKSLQPPEELSK from the coding sequence TTGGCCGAGCGGGCCTACATCGTGACAAAGGGCGTGGTCCTGCGGGAGACGGAGACGAAAGAGGCGGATAAGATCCTGACGCTGCTGACAGCGGACCGGGGCAAGATCTCCGTCATCGCCCGGGGCGTCCGGCGGAAGAGCTGCAAGTACGCCGCCTGCGCCCAGCAGATGGTCTATTCGGAGTGGACCCTCTATCAGAAGGGCGAGTGGTACTACGCCAATGAAGGAGCCACGGCGGAGCTGTTCAACGGCCTGCGGACGAATCTGGAGGCGCTGGCCCTGGGCTGCTACTTCGCGGAGCTGACAGAGACCGTCACGGCGCCGGAGGTCCCTGCCGGGGCACTGCTGCCCCATCTGCTGAACGGGCTGTACGCCCTCTCCGCTTTACAGAAGCCGCCGGCGCTGGTGAAGCCCGCCTTTGAGATCAAACTGCTGTGCTTGGCGGGATATGAACCTTTGGCGGACAGCTGCGCCTACTGCGGCCGGCCGGACCCGGAGCAGCCCCTGCTGGACGTGGTACAGGGCATCCTGCGGTGCCGGAGCTGCGGCGCGAAGGAGAGTGCCCTCTCCATGCCCCTGTGCCCGGATTCCCTGGCGGCCCTGCGGCATATCGTGTACGGGGACCCCAAGCGGCTCTACTCGTTCCGGCTGACAGGCCCGGCGCTGGAGCGACTCTCCGCGGCGGCGGAGGCTTTCGTGGCCGCCCAGCTGGAGCGGGGATTCCGGACGCTGGAATTTTACAAGAGCCTCCAGCCGCCGGAAGAGTTGTCGAAATAA
- a CDS encoding endonuclease MutS2 → MSDLFDKSIRTLELPRVLELLSEQAVSAEAKQRALRLRPETEPEEVLRLLDQTDAARNLIGLRGSPSFSGVKPVAEALDRADRGGALNTRELLTIADLLTAARRAKEYFNDEAAEKTAIDHLFLSLHGNRFLEEKIKRAIPDEDTIADAASTELADIRRHMRAAQAKSRQILQKIISSPSYGKILQETIITQRDGRFVVPVKAEHKGDLPGLVHDISSTGATLFVEPMGVVQANNEYIELQAKEQKEIDRILAEFSAEAAAHREDIQWDYDTLVHLDLIFARGQLSYKMNAVRPEVRRDGAIHLRKARHPLLDPKTAVPIDIELGDTFDTLVITGPNTGGKTVTLKTLGLLTLMTQCGLHIPAADRSAVSVYERVLADIGDEQSIEQSLSTFSAHMVNIVEILKEADRHSLVLFDELGAGTDPVEGAALAIAVIQHVRRLGAKVAATTHYAELKTFAMTTAGVENASCEFDVETLAPTYRLLIGIPGKSNAFAISRRLGLPEDVIAAAQGQMSGESVRFEDILTQLEEKRQALEKREQEADRLLRQREEDARRAREFREQMERAKDNARSRGEAEAKRILRDARTAADQVFQELSEMRKAQAKAERMLNENEARAALRRTLNEAEEAVSRRDARQEPIPKPSRPIRAGDLVEIPGVKTPAEVVSVGKDGTLQLKAGILKMKAKVDEVRLIEDDERAARKKTPSVTIRQNADRALRASAARELDIRGMETLEAESVVENFISAAVMGKLETVTIIHGKGTGALRKAVHDILRRNKAVKSFRLGVYGEGESGVTVVTLK, encoded by the coding sequence ATGAGTGACCTATTTGACAAATCCATCCGCACCCTGGAGCTGCCCCGGGTGCTGGAGCTGCTGAGCGAGCAGGCTGTCAGCGCCGAGGCCAAGCAGCGGGCCCTGCGCCTCCGGCCGGAGACGGAGCCGGAGGAGGTGCTGCGCCTGCTGGACCAGACGGACGCGGCCCGAAATCTCATCGGCCTGCGGGGCAGTCCGTCGTTTTCCGGCGTGAAGCCGGTGGCGGAGGCCCTGGACCGGGCGGACCGGGGCGGCGCCCTGAACACTCGGGAGCTGCTGACCATCGCGGATCTGCTGACCGCCGCCCGCCGGGCCAAGGAGTACTTCAACGACGAGGCGGCGGAGAAAACCGCCATCGACCACCTGTTCCTCTCCCTCCACGGCAACCGCTTTCTGGAGGAGAAGATCAAGCGGGCCATCCCGGACGAGGACACCATCGCCGACGCCGCCAGCACGGAGCTGGCGGACATCCGCCGCCACATGCGGGCGGCCCAGGCCAAGAGCCGCCAGATCCTTCAAAAGATCATCTCCTCCCCCAGCTATGGGAAAATTTTGCAGGAGACCATCATCACCCAGCGGGACGGCCGCTTCGTGGTGCCGGTGAAGGCGGAGCACAAGGGCGACCTGCCGGGACTGGTCCACGACATCTCCTCCACCGGAGCCACGCTGTTCGTGGAGCCTATGGGGGTGGTCCAGGCTAACAACGAGTATATTGAGCTGCAGGCCAAGGAGCAGAAGGAGATCGACCGCATCCTGGCGGAGTTCTCCGCCGAGGCTGCCGCCCACCGGGAGGACATCCAGTGGGACTACGACACCCTGGTCCACCTGGACCTGATCTTCGCCCGGGGCCAGCTGAGCTACAAGATGAACGCCGTGCGGCCGGAGGTCCGCCGGGACGGCGCTATCCATCTGCGCAAGGCCCGCCACCCCCTGCTGGACCCCAAGACGGCGGTGCCCATCGACATCGAGCTGGGGGACACCTTTGACACCTTGGTCATCACCGGTCCCAACACCGGCGGCAAGACCGTGACCCTCAAGACCCTGGGCCTGCTGACGCTGATGACCCAGTGCGGCCTCCACATCCCGGCGGCGGACCGGAGCGCCGTGTCCGTCTATGAGCGGGTGCTGGCGGACATCGGCGACGAGCAGAGCATCGAGCAGAGCCTGTCTACCTTCTCTGCCCACATGGTGAACATCGTGGAGATTTTAAAAGAGGCGGATCGGCACAGCCTGGTGCTGTTTGACGAGCTGGGGGCCGGCACGGACCCGGTGGAGGGCGCGGCCCTGGCCATCGCCGTCATCCAGCACGTGCGGCGGCTGGGGGCCAAGGTGGCCGCCACCACCCACTATGCGGAGCTGAAGACCTTCGCCATGACTACGGCAGGGGTGGAGAACGCCTCCTGCGAGTTCGACGTGGAGACGCTGGCGCCCACCTACCGGCTGCTGATCGGCATTCCCGGCAAATCCAACGCCTTTGCCATCTCCCGGCGGCTGGGGCTGCCGGAGGACGTCATTGCCGCCGCCCAGGGGCAGATGAGCGGCGAGAGCGTCCGGTTCGAGGACATCCTGACCCAGCTGGAGGAGAAGCGCCAGGCCCTGGAGAAGCGGGAGCAGGAGGCGGACCGCCTGCTGCGCCAGCGGGAAGAGGACGCCAGGCGCGCCCGGGAGTTCCGGGAGCAGATGGAGCGGGCCAAGGACAACGCCCGGAGCCGGGGCGAGGCGGAGGCCAAGCGCATCCTCCGGGACGCCCGGACGGCGGCGGACCAGGTGTTCCAGGAGCTCAGCGAGATGCGGAAGGCCCAGGCCAAGGCCGAACGGATGCTGAACGAAAATGAGGCCCGTGCGGCCCTCCGCCGCACGCTGAACGAGGCGGAGGAGGCCGTGTCCCGCCGCGACGCCCGGCAGGAGCCCATCCCCAAGCCCAGCCGCCCCATCCGGGCGGGGGATCTGGTGGAGATCCCCGGTGTCAAAACGCCGGCGGAGGTAGTGTCCGTGGGCAAGGACGGCACCTTGCAGCTGAAAGCCGGTATTTTGAAGATGAAAGCCAAGGTAGACGAAGTGCGTCTTATCGAGGATGACGAGCGGGCCGCCAGGAAGAAGACGCCCTCTGTCACCATTCGCCAGAACGCCGACCGCGCCCTGCGGGCTTCTGCCGCCCGGGAACTGGACATCCGAGGGATGGAGACACTGGAGGCGGAGAGCGTGGTGGAAAACTTCATTTCCGCCGCCGTCATGGGCAAACTGGAGACCGTAACCATCATCCACGGCAAGGGCACCGGGGCCTTGCGGAAGGCCGTCCACGACATCCTCCGCCGGAATAAGGCTGTGAAGAGCTTCCGCCTGGGCGTCTACGGCGAGGGAGAGAGCGGCGTCACCGTGGTGACGCTGAAGTGA
- a CDS encoding GNAT family N-acetyltransferase, giving the protein MALTFRFAQETDTLLILQFIRELADYEHLLDQVVADEATLRDQLFEKRRAEVLFALEDGTEVGFALFFQNFSTFLGRAGLYLEDLYVRPEHRGKGYGKAFFRRLAAIAAERDCGRLEWWCLDWNTPSIGFYKSLGAETMEDWTVYRLTGPALQRLAEPESPVAETDEI; this is encoded by the coding sequence ATGGCACTGACCTTTCGATTTGCACAGGAGACCGACACGCTCCTGATCCTGCAATTCATCCGGGAGCTGGCCGACTACGAGCACCTGCTGGACCAGGTGGTGGCCGATGAGGCCACCCTCCGGGACCAGCTGTTTGAAAAGCGCCGAGCCGAGGTCCTCTTTGCCCTGGAGGACGGGACAGAGGTGGGCTTCGCCCTGTTTTTTCAAAACTTCTCCACCTTCCTGGGTCGGGCGGGCCTGTATCTGGAGGACCTGTATGTCCGGCCGGAGCACCGGGGAAAGGGATATGGCAAGGCTTTCTTCCGGCGGCTGGCGGCCATCGCCGCGGAGCGGGACTGCGGCCGCCTGGAGTGGTGGTGCCTGGACTGGAACACCCCCAGCATCGGCTTCTACAAGTCCCTGGGGGCGGAGACCATGGAGGACTGGACCGTTTACCGCCTTACCGGACCGGCATTGCAGAGGCTGGCAGAACCGGAATCTCCGGTTGCGGAAACCGATGAGATTTGA
- the udp gene encoding uridine phosphorylase produces the protein MQELAKQFHIACAQGDIGRYCILPGDPGRVPAIAALFDDAKQIAYNREFNVWTGTLLGEKVTACSTGIGGPSASIAMEELHKCGADTFIRTGTCGGIDLNVQSGDVVVATGAIRYEHTSREYAPIEFPAVADFQVTNALVEATKKLGFPLHTGIVQCKDSFYGQHDPAASPVYYELQQKWESWKRLGVKASEMESAALFVVAAALGCRCGSCFHVVWNQEREAAGLDQKMSEDTSSSVKVSVEALKLLIEADRKAGR, from the coding sequence ATGCAAGAGCTTGCAAAGCAGTTCCACATTGCCTGTGCTCAGGGGGATATCGGCCGCTACTGCATCCTGCCCGGTGACCCGGGCCGGGTCCCGGCCATCGCCGCCCTGTTTGACGACGCCAAGCAGATCGCGTATAACCGGGAGTTCAACGTCTGGACCGGCACCCTGCTGGGGGAGAAGGTCACCGCCTGCTCCACCGGCATCGGCGGTCCCTCCGCTTCCATCGCTATGGAGGAGCTCCACAAATGCGGTGCCGACACGTTCATCCGCACCGGCACCTGCGGCGGTATCGATCTGAACGTCCAGTCCGGCGACGTGGTGGTAGCCACCGGCGCCATCCGGTATGAGCACACCAGCCGGGAGTACGCCCCCATTGAGTTCCCGGCGGTGGCGGACTTCCAGGTGACAAACGCCCTGGTGGAGGCCACCAAGAAGCTGGGCTTCCCCCTGCACACCGGCATCGTCCAGTGCAAGGACAGCTTTTACGGCCAGCACGACCCCGCTGCCTCGCCCGTGTACTACGAGCTGCAGCAGAAGTGGGAATCCTGGAAGCGGCTGGGCGTCAAGGCCAGTGAGATGGAGTCCGCCGCCCTGTTCGTGGTGGCGGCGGCTCTGGGCTGCCGGTGCGGCTCCTGCTTCCATGTGGTGTGGAACCAGGAACGGGAGGCCGCCGGCCTGGACCAGAAGATGAGTGAGGACACATCCTCCTCCGTGAAGGTGTCTGTGGAGGCCCTGAAGCTGCTGATTGAGGCGGACCGCAAGGCGGGCCGGTAA
- a CDS encoding DUF6442 family protein encodes MEKQEILEKSRRENQKGDERERTIRMEGESFSLLFVFLMGLILLTWKRVHGLPHEDVLTMFWTACVANRVYRLARRRNTSDIVTLLISLAFLIWNLVKFFQMA; translated from the coding sequence ATGGAAAAACAGGAAATTCTGGAGAAGAGCCGGCGGGAGAACCAGAAGGGTGACGAACGGGAGCGGACCATCCGCATGGAGGGGGAGTCCTTCAGCCTGCTCTTCGTGTTTTTGATGGGCCTGATTCTGCTGACCTGGAAGCGGGTCCATGGGCTGCCGCATGAGGATGTGCTGACCATGTTCTGGACGGCCTGCGTGGCCAACCGGGTCTACCGGCTGGCCCGGCGGCGGAATACCTCCGACATCGTGACGCTGCTGATCTCTCTTGCGTTTTTGATCTGGAATCTGGTAAAATTCTTTCAAATGGCCTGA
- a CDS encoding DUF6442 family protein, protein MDRDEILKKAQAGAIGMDEREQQVLGLSFGIGGILMVLLCVILAIIRLVNGQDAYDYTAIVFLYLAGVELHLYWRTRRRGLALLAAACGLVFAGNLAMFLLG, encoded by the coding sequence ATGGACCGGGATGAGATTTTGAAAAAGGCTCAGGCGGGGGCGATTGGAATGGACGAGCGGGAGCAGCAGGTACTGGGGCTGTCCTTTGGTATCGGCGGGATCCTGATGGTACTGCTGTGTGTCATTCTCGCCATTATACGGCTGGTGAACGGGCAGGATGCCTATGACTACACGGCCATCGTGTTTCTGTATCTGGCGGGCGTAGAGCTGCATTTGTATTGGAGGACCCGGCGGCGGGGCTTGGCGTTGCTGGCGGCGGCCTGCGGCCTGGTGTTCGCGGGCAACCTGGCCATGTTCCTGCTGGGGTGA
- a CDS encoding helix-turn-helix transcriptional regulator, translating to MDDQLILKNRLKVARAEKGLSQTQLAELVGVSRNTISSIETGQFNPTAKLALILCIALDKKFEELFYFE from the coding sequence ATGGACGATCAGCTGATCCTGAAAAACCGGCTGAAGGTGGCCCGGGCGGAGAAGGGGCTGTCCCAGACCCAGCTGGCGGAGCTGGTGGGCGTGTCCCGCAACACCATCAGCTCCATTGAGACGGGGCAGTTCAATCCCACCGCCAAGCTGGCGCTGATTCTCTGCATCGCCTTGGACAAGAAGTTCGAGGAACTGTTCTATTTTGAGTGA
- a CDS encoding DUF6442 family protein: MEKEKILQRYRQEGVDEGREEVNRRGDDAGFYAMCVLALLLMIYQAFTGQVFGDVAAMLFVFCSVGAFARYRTDRDRSALGMGIFTGALCLGCLGWYLWHTL; this comes from the coding sequence GTGGAGAAGGAGAAAATTCTGCAAAGATACCGCCAAGAGGGCGTGGACGAGGGCCGGGAGGAGGTCAACCGCCGGGGAGACGACGCGGGCTTTTACGCCATGTGTGTCCTGGCGCTGCTGTTGATGATCTACCAGGCGTTTACCGGACAGGTATTTGGAGACGTGGCGGCGATGCTGTTCGTGTTTTGCTCCGTGGGGGCCTTTGCCCGGTACCGGACTGACCGGGACCGGTCCGCTCTGGGCATGGGCATTTTTACCGGCGCTCTGTGCCTGGGATGCCTGGGATGGTATCTGTGGCACACGCTGTAA
- a CDS encoding MerR family transcriptional regulator, with translation MFKIGEFSKLSRISIRMLRHYDEIGLLVPEETDPWTGYRRYAAAQLMTANRITALRGLGFSLAETAALLACWEDRTAMETRLLAQRAAVEASIQEALDRLRLLDTTIERLRKDEKQMNYDVTIKTLPERQVASVRQILPCYDREGDLWHIFVRETALLHIQDGDPALCISVYHDGEYKEADVDVEIQKTVKGTYPDTEHVKFKTIPPVTVASATFQGPYRQIGEVNQAVASWVEDNGYAFDGLFFNIYHVSPHETRNPEEFVTEVCYPVRKR, from the coding sequence ATGTTCAAAATCGGAGAATTTTCAAAGCTGTCCAGAATCAGCATCCGGATGCTGCGCCACTACGACGAGATCGGCCTGCTGGTGCCGGAGGAGACCGATCCCTGGACCGGCTACCGCCGGTACGCGGCGGCCCAGCTGATGACCGCCAACCGGATCACCGCCCTGCGGGGCCTGGGGTTCTCCCTGGCAGAGACGGCCGCGCTGCTGGCCTGCTGGGAGGACCGGACCGCCATGGAGACGCGCCTGCTGGCCCAGCGGGCAGCGGTGGAGGCCTCCATTCAGGAGGCATTGGACCGGCTGCGGCTTCTGGACACAACCATCGAACGGCTGAGAAAGGATGAAAAACAGATGAACTACGATGTCACCATCAAGACCCTGCCGGAGCGGCAGGTAGCCAGCGTCCGCCAGATCCTTCCCTGCTACGACCGGGAGGGAGACCTGTGGCACATCTTTGTGAGGGAGACCGCCCTTCTCCACATCCAGGACGGCGACCCGGCCCTGTGCATCAGCGTCTACCACGACGGGGAGTACAAAGAGGCAGATGTGGATGTGGAGATCCAAAAGACGGTGAAGGGCACATACCCTGACACCGAGCACGTCAAATTCAAAACCATCCCGCCGGTGACAGTGGCCTCCGCCACCTTCCAGGGCCCCTACCGCCAGATCGGCGAGGTGAATCAGGCGGTGGCATCCTGGGTAGAGGACAACGGCTATGCCTTTGACGGACTGTTCTTCAACATCTACCACGTCAGTCCCCACGAGACCCGGAACCCAGAAGAATTTGTCACCGAGGTCTGCTACCCGGTGCGGAAGCGGTAA
- the metA gene encoding homoserine O-acetyltransferase MetA yields MPIKIPNQLPATSVLTSENIFVMTETRAITQDIRPLQILLLNLMPTKIETETQLARVLGNTPIQIELELIAPSGHVSKNTSQAHMLAFYKSFDEVRDRTFDGLVITGAPVENLPFEEVDYWPELCEIMEWSKTHVHSTLHICWGAQAGLYYHYGIPKRQLPEKLFGVFRHTVEDPNFILFRGFDDEFWVPHSRHTTVLREDIEAIPELKILASSPEAGVYAVKTDQGRQIFLMGHAEYDRDTLRNEYIRDLTAGADIRVPKNYFPGDDPSRKPAVTWRSCAHLLYSNWLNYFVYQTSPYNIRDIERGIRTDD; encoded by the coding sequence ATGCCCATCAAAATCCCCAACCAGCTGCCCGCCACCTCCGTTCTGACGTCGGAGAACATCTTTGTCATGACGGAGACCCGGGCCATCACCCAGGATATCCGCCCCCTGCAGATCCTGCTGCTGAACCTGATGCCCACCAAGATCGAGACCGAGACCCAGCTGGCCCGGGTGTTGGGCAACACCCCCATCCAGATCGAGCTGGAGTTGATCGCCCCCAGCGGCCACGTGTCCAAGAACACCTCCCAGGCCCACATGCTGGCCTTCTACAAATCCTTTGACGAGGTGCGGGACCGGACCTTTGACGGCCTGGTCATCACCGGCGCGCCGGTGGAGAACCTTCCCTTTGAGGAGGTGGACTACTGGCCGGAGCTGTGCGAGATCATGGAGTGGTCCAAGACGCACGTCCACTCCACCCTTCACATCTGCTGGGGCGCTCAGGCGGGGCTGTACTACCACTACGGCATCCCCAAGCGGCAGCTGCCGGAGAAACTCTTCGGCGTGTTCCGCCACACGGTGGAGGATCCCAACTTCATCCTCTTCCGGGGCTTTGACGACGAGTTCTGGGTGCCCCACTCCCGGCACACCACAGTGCTGCGGGAGGACATCGAGGCAATCCCGGAGCTGAAGATACTTGCCTCCTCCCCGGAGGCCGGGGTCTACGCCGTCAAGACCGACCAGGGCCGGCAGATCTTCCTCATGGGCCACGCGGAGTATGACCGGGACACCCTGCGGAATGAGTACATACGGGACCTGACCGCCGGAGCGGACATCCGGGTCCCCAAGAACTACTTCCCCGGCGATGACCCCAGCCGCAAGCCTGCGGTGACCTGGCGCTCCTGCGCCCACCTGCTGTACTCCAACTGGCTGAATTACTTCGTCTACCAAACCTCCCCCTACAATATCCGGGATATTGAACGGGGCATCCGCACCGACGACTGA
- a CDS encoding CatA-like O-acetyltransferase, producing MAFTPIDEQTWERREYLEVFRQTAIYLTAEVDITPLYRHTKARGEKLYPALIWCAAAVLNRHVHFRYGRDEAGRIGIWDVLHPYYTVPRRDAPDLFAMKVTRFMPDYDVFRQDFQADYARAETCGRLLCDETLPPNVCGISAMPGLAFSAFSFGGDLKPDFTPFVLLGKVHPAGDRTVLPVGGEFAHAVNDGGHISGFFKELEETAAKLFPD from the coding sequence ATGGCCTTTACGCCCATCGACGAGCAGACCTGGGAGCGCCGGGAGTATCTGGAGGTTTTCCGCCAGACCGCCATCTATCTGACGGCGGAGGTGGATATCACACCGCTGTATCGGCACACGAAGGCCCGGGGCGAAAAGCTGTATCCGGCCCTGATCTGGTGCGCGGCCGCCGTGCTGAACCGGCATGTGCATTTCCGCTACGGCCGGGACGAGGCAGGGCGGATCGGGATCTGGGATGTGCTGCACCCCTATTACACCGTGCCCCGGCGGGACGCCCCGGACCTATTCGCCATGAAGGTCACCCGCTTTATGCCGGACTATGATGTGTTCCGCCAGGACTTTCAGGCGGACTACGCCCGGGCGGAGACCTGCGGCCGCCTGCTCTGCGACGAGACCCTGCCCCCAAATGTCTGCGGTATCTCCGCCATGCCGGGGCTGGCCTTCTCCGCCTTCAGCTTCGGCGGGGACCTCAAGCCGGACTTCACGCCATTCGTCCTGCTGGGGAAGGTCCACCCGGCAGGGGACCGGACGGTGCTGCCGGTAGGCGGAGAGTTTGCCCACGCCGTCAACGACGGCGGCCACATCAGCGGTTTTTTCAAAGAGCTGGAGGAAACCGCCGCCAAACTGTTTCCGGATTGA